One window of the Pseudarthrobacter sp. ATCC 49987 genome contains the following:
- a CDS encoding succinate dehydrogenase hydrophobic membrane anchor subunit produces the protein MSATEIQSPRSAAKIGSNRIAPQYRRHGGSKGNFEMLAWLFMRLSGVVLVVLIFGHLAVNLLVGEGIHAIDFGFVAGKWADPFWQIWDLAMLWLAMLHGTNGVRTIINDYAEKDATRLWLKIVLYAATTAIIILGTMVIFTFDPCPVVNGVQLPGGFCPAP, from the coding sequence ATGAGTGCAACTGAAATTCAGAGCCCACGCAGTGCCGCAAAGATCGGCAGCAACCGGATTGCGCCGCAGTACCGCCGCCACGGCGGTTCCAAGGGGAACTTCGAAATGCTCGCATGGCTCTTCATGCGGCTTTCCGGTGTGGTCCTGGTTGTCCTGATCTTCGGGCACCTGGCCGTCAACCTGCTGGTGGGCGAGGGCATCCACGCCATCGACTTCGGCTTTGTGGCCGGCAAGTGGGCCGACCCGTTCTGGCAGATCTGGGACCTCGCCATGCTGTGGCTGGCCATGCTGCACGGCACCAACGGTGTGCGCACCATCATCAACGATTACGCCGAGAAGGACGCCACTCGCCTGTGGCTGAAGATCGTGCTGTACGCGGCCACCACCGCCATCATCATCCTCGGCACGATGGTCATCTTCACCTTTGACCCGTGCCCCGTGGTCAACGGTGTCCAGCTGCCCGGCGGATTCTGCCCCGCGCCGTAG
- the sdhC gene encoding succinate dehydrogenase, cytochrome b556 subunit: MPTKPAGTLYRGREGMWSWVGHRITGVVIFFFLLVHVLDTSLVRVSPEAYTAVIGAYKNPLMALGETGLVAAIVFHAFNGLRIIAVDFWKKGAKYQRQMLWTVLILWVVVMVGFSIRHLSLALGGH; encoded by the coding sequence GTGCCGACAAAACCAGCTGGCACCTTGTACCGCGGCCGTGAAGGCATGTGGTCCTGGGTTGGACACCGCATTACCGGTGTAGTGATCTTTTTCTTCTTGTTGGTCCATGTGCTGGACACCTCACTGGTGCGTGTGTCCCCCGAGGCCTACACCGCCGTGATTGGTGCCTACAAGAACCCCCTGATGGCCCTGGGTGAAACGGGCCTTGTCGCAGCGATTGTGTTCCACGCCTTCAACGGCCTGCGGATCATCGCCGTCGACTTCTGGAAGAAGGGCGCGAAGTACCAGCGCCAGATGCTGTGGACGGTGCTCATTCTTTGGGTAGTCGTCATGGTGGGCTTCTCCATCCGCCACCTTTCCCTCGCCCTTGGAGGTCACTAG